One window of Paenibacillus albicereus genomic DNA carries:
- the lepB gene encoding signal peptidase I, translating to MSGRSKEVWGWIRYMAAAAAAVFLITQSAGLSRVSGQSMLPSLEDRDILLVNKLSRYLDEPSCGDVAIIASSTLGYRLIKRVIGVPGNVVEIRDGIVYVDSQALPELYAVGMPEDMEAQRVKPGHVFVLGDNRDPGASLDSRNPKLGQVPSGEIEGYALLRLLPWGGIAGPLD from the coding sequence GTGAGCGGCCGCAGCAAAGAGGTGTGGGGCTGGATTCGGTACATGGCGGCGGCTGCCGCCGCCGTCTTTCTTATCACGCAGAGTGCGGGTCTGAGCCGCGTGTCGGGGCAATCCATGCTGCCGTCGCTGGAAGATCGGGACATCCTGCTCGTGAACAAGCTCTCCCGCTATCTCGACGAGCCGTCCTGCGGCGACGTCGCGATCATCGCCAGCAGCACCCTCGGCTACCGGCTCATCAAGCGGGTCATCGGCGTGCCCGGCAATGTCGTCGAGATCCGGGACGGGATCGTCTACGTCGACAGCCAAGCGCTCCCGGAGCTTTATGCCGTCGGCATGCCCGAGGACATGGAGGCGCAGCGGGTGAAGCCGGGGCATGTGTTCGTGCTCGGAGACAACCGCGACCCCGGGGCCAGCCTGGATAGCCGCAATCCGAAGCTCGGACAGGTGCCGTCCGGCGAGATCGAAGGCTATGCGCTGCTGCGCCTGCTGCCTTGGGGCGGCATCGCGGGGCCGCTGGACTGA
- a CDS encoding FAD-binding oxidoreductase, which yields MSSGRRWRVALAACAVYALLLALSLQARSALPRGEEATDVGRVVSARVDRTVAVRSAEDARRAIREAAAEGRKISIAGTRHSMGGQTFAEGAVVLDMKRYDRILAIDEQARTITAEAGATWADIQQAVNPLGLSVRVMQSQNLFTLGGSLSANIHGRDPSEGPLISTVRSIRVLLADGSIVTASRAERPELFRAAIGGFGGLGVILEATLELTADEVYEARTSILTYREFPQRFEEAARSPDTGLLIARLSTAPEHFLERMYMTEYRRTGLPLERGDRELKQDRAVELTRFVFGLQRKYGWGKSLSWSFQERLFRSEQGALITRNNAMRPESDFLEYRDAQHSDLLQEYFIPLDRYEAFVDGLRELLREEPLNVVNITVRYMPQNGESALSYSASEDRAALVLLMNEKRSEARIERLERLTQRMIGLAQSFGGTYYLTYQPYATLEQFRRSYPDWEELAAVKRNVDPKSLFWNEWYETYGSEERGEGR from the coding sequence ATGAGCAGCGGGCGCCGCTGGCGGGTCGCGCTGGCCGCCTGCGCGGTCTATGCGCTGCTGCTGGCGCTGTCGTTGCAGGCGAGGTCGGCCCTGCCTCGCGGCGAGGAGGCGACCGATGTGGGCCGCGTCGTCAGCGCGCGTGTAGACCGGACAGTCGCCGTCCGCAGCGCGGAGGACGCTCGCCGGGCCATCCGGGAGGCGGCCGCAGAGGGGCGCAAGATCAGCATCGCCGGCACGCGCCACAGCATGGGCGGACAGACGTTTGCCGAGGGAGCGGTCGTGCTCGACATGAAGCGGTATGATCGCATTCTCGCGATCGACGAGCAGGCGAGGACCATTACAGCGGAGGCCGGCGCTACCTGGGCCGATATCCAACAAGCGGTCAACCCGCTCGGCCTGTCGGTGCGCGTCATGCAGTCCCAGAATTTGTTCACTCTAGGCGGCTCGCTGAGCGCCAATATCCACGGACGCGATCCGTCGGAAGGCCCGCTCATCTCGACTGTCCGCTCCATCCGGGTGCTGCTGGCCGATGGAAGCATCGTGACGGCGAGCCGCGCGGAGCGGCCGGAGCTGTTCCGCGCCGCGATCGGAGGCTTCGGAGGACTCGGCGTCATCCTCGAGGCGACGCTGGAGCTGACCGCGGACGAGGTGTACGAGGCGCGGACAAGCATCCTGACGTACCGCGAGTTCCCGCAGCGGTTCGAGGAGGCGGCCCGGTCGCCGGATACGGGGCTGCTGATCGCAAGGCTGTCGACGGCGCCGGAGCATTTTCTCGAGCGGATGTACATGACGGAGTACCGGCGGACAGGCTTGCCGCTGGAGCGCGGCGACCGGGAGCTCAAGCAGGACCGGGCGGTCGAGCTGACGCGATTCGTGTTCGGCCTGCAGCGCAAGTACGGATGGGGGAAAAGCCTGAGCTGGAGCTTCCAGGAGCGGCTTTTCCGCTCGGAGCAAGGCGCGCTCATCACGCGCAACAACGCGATGCGGCCGGAGAGCGACTTTCTCGAGTATCGGGATGCGCAGCATAGCGACCTGCTGCAGGAATACTTCATCCCGCTGGACCGGTACGAGGCGTTCGTAGACGGCTTGCGGGAGCTGCTGCGGGAGGAGCCGCTGAACGTCGTCAACATCACCGTCCGCTACATGCCGCAGAACGGCGAGTCGGCGTTGTCCTACAGCGCCTCGGAGGACCGGGCAGCGCTCGTGCTGCTGATGAACGAGAAGCGGAGCGAGGCTCGAATCGAGAGGCTGGAGCGGCTGACGCAGCGGATGATCGGGCTGGCCCAGTCGTTCGGAGGCACCTATTACCTGACTTATCAGCCTTATGCGACCTTGGAGCAGTTCCGCCGGAGCTACCCGGACTGGGAGGAGCTGGCGGCCGTCAAGCGGAACGTCGATCCGAAAAGCCTGTTCTGGAACGAGTGGTACGAGACTTATGGAAGCGAAGAAAGGGGAGAGGGCCGATGA
- a CDS encoding sulfatase family protein, with protein MNRFKSNPLRLLALIALIVSLLSGIAYSYSDPKDTTAFAAPAQPNIVFILTDDLDEGVFEKDAGLQALLAQKGTTFNKNFVELSLCCASRTSILRGQYAHNTGIYTNDASSGGGFQTVFRKGLENSTVGTWLQDAGYRTAFFGKYLNGYPNGAPSSTYIPPGWTRWFSPNGGSPYSEYNYTVNDNGSTVSYGNSEADYGVDVISQKVSAFIRNTTTSFPNKPFFTWVAPYVPHGPATPPARHSGKYAGAQAPRTPSFNEADVSDKPAWIRNKPLLTAAQIATIDNLYQKRRESLLAVTDLVQNVIDTLAAQGVLDNTYIVFTSDNGFHQGQHRLNSGKNTAFEEDLNVPLVIRGPGVPAGQVVNHFTANVDLAPTFAELAGAAAPSFVDGRSLVPFLKGTTPAAWRLALLNEHAGPVTLNANTASGVLEPQDPGDAQALASGGAPAYVGLRTKPVITTSVKSYGPLNYVAYSTGEHELYDLKTDPNQLDNAFPALTAADPALRQKLDAWIGKLQNASGQALRDAEETVPQ; from the coding sequence ATGAACAGGTTCAAATCGAACCCCCTCCGGCTGCTTGCTTTGATTGCCTTGATCGTTTCCCTTCTCTCCGGCATCGCCTACTCCTACTCCGATCCGAAGGATACGACAGCCTTCGCGGCACCGGCCCAGCCCAACATCGTCTTCATCCTGACAGACGATCTCGACGAAGGCGTCTTTGAGAAAGACGCCGGCCTCCAGGCCCTCTTGGCTCAGAAGGGCACCACGTTCAACAAGAACTTCGTGGAGCTGTCCCTCTGCTGCGCATCCCGGACCTCCATCCTGAGAGGACAGTACGCGCACAATACGGGCATCTATACCAATGACGCCTCCTCCGGCGGCGGCTTCCAGACGGTGTTCCGCAAAGGACTGGAGAACTCCACCGTAGGCACCTGGCTCCAGGATGCCGGGTACAGAACCGCCTTCTTCGGCAAATACCTGAACGGCTACCCGAACGGGGCTCCTTCCTCGACGTATATCCCGCCAGGCTGGACAAGATGGTTCAGCCCGAACGGGGGAAGTCCGTATTCGGAATACAATTACACCGTGAACGATAACGGGAGCACCGTCTCCTACGGCAATTCCGAAGCGGACTACGGAGTGGACGTCATCTCCCAGAAAGTCTCCGCCTTCATCAGGAACACGACGACCTCCTTTCCGAACAAGCCCTTCTTCACGTGGGTCGCGCCTTATGTCCCCCATGGACCGGCCACCCCTCCGGCTCGCCACAGCGGCAAATACGCCGGCGCGCAAGCCCCTCGCACGCCGTCCTTCAACGAGGCGGACGTGAGCGACAAGCCGGCTTGGATCCGGAACAAGCCGCTCCTGACGGCCGCGCAGATCGCGACGATCGACAACCTGTATCAAAAGCGGCGGGAATCGCTGCTGGCCGTGACCGATCTGGTGCAGAACGTCATCGATACGCTGGCCGCTCAGGGCGTGCTCGACAACACCTATATCGTCTTCACTTCCGACAACGGCTTCCACCAGGGGCAGCACCGGCTCAACTCCGGAAAGAACACGGCCTTCGAGGAGGACCTGAACGTTCCTCTCGTCATTCGCGGACCCGGCGTTCCGGCGGGTCAGGTCGTCAACCACTTCACCGCCAACGTCGATCTTGCGCCCACCTTTGCCGAGCTGGCCGGGGCGGCCGCGCCAAGCTTCGTCGACGGCAGATCGCTCGTCCCGTTCCTGAAGGGAACGACCCCTGCGGCATGGCGGCTGGCGCTGCTCAACGAGCATGCCGGACCGGTCACCCTCAACGCGAACACCGCGAGCGGCGTGCTGGAGCCTCAGGACCCGGGAGACGCGCAGGCTCTGGCTTCGGGAGGAGCTCCCGCCTACGTCGGGCTCAGGACCAAACCGGTCATCACGACCTCCGTCAAATCCTACGGTCCGCTCAACTACGTCGCCTACAGCACAGGGGAGCATGAGCTCTACGACTTGAAGACCGACCCCAATCAGTTGGACAACGCCTTCCCGGCATTGACCGCCGCTGACCCCGCTCTCCGGCAAAAGCTCGATGCTTGGATCGGCAAGTTACAGAATGCTTCGGGTCAAGCCCTTCGGGACGCCGAAGAAACGGTTCCGCAGTAG
- a CDS encoding MFS transporter translates to MKRSALRWVMLSQNAMTLGSGIVFPFYLIQVKEIGGGFAEYGIAYGLFTIGSAFLNGWFGRSSDRFGRTPLMLIGSWGMAGLFLLFPLATSIAQVYVLQIAMGAFGAMQRTCEKALLADLTDGEPGRGEKIGRYQTGIALFSGIAVIAGGFLIDYFTLDLMFYAGSALLLASGLLMLRVDERLKGGRAS, encoded by the coding sequence ATGAAGCGGAGCGCGCTGCGCTGGGTCATGCTGTCGCAGAACGCGATGACGCTCGGGTCGGGCATCGTCTTTCCGTTCTACCTCATTCAGGTCAAGGAGATCGGAGGCGGCTTCGCGGAATACGGCATCGCTTACGGCCTGTTCACGATCGGCTCGGCATTCCTGAACGGCTGGTTCGGCCGCTCGTCCGACCGATTCGGCCGAACGCCGCTGATGCTGATCGGCTCGTGGGGCATGGCCGGCTTGTTCCTGCTGTTCCCGCTCGCCACGAGCATCGCCCAGGTGTACGTCCTGCAGATCGCGATGGGCGCGTTCGGAGCGATGCAGCGCACCTGCGAGAAGGCGCTGCTCGCCGATCTGACCGACGGGGAGCCCGGCCGGGGCGAGAAGATCGGCCGCTACCAGACCGGCATCGCGCTGTTTTCCGGCATCGCGGTCATCGCAGGCGGATTCCTGATCGACTACTTCACGCTCGACCTGATGTTTTACGCGGGCTCGGCGCTGCTGCTGGCCAGCGGCCTGCTGATGCTCCGGGTGGACGAGCGGCTCAAGGGCGGGCGAGCGAGCTAG
- a CDS encoding xanthine phosphoribosyltransferase, translating into MEKLEQRIRREGLILSDKVLKVDSFLNHQVDTRLALEIGQEFARIFAGRGITKVLTIEASGIQFAMAAGIALDVPFIYAKKKKAVTLTENLFTSEVVSFTRGETYQVSISQSYLTPQDRVLIVDDFLATGAALVGLVDIVKQSGAELRGVGCVIEKSFQEGRGLLEALGVEVHSLARIASMRPGEVTYVREAEAAAAASGAQGGGSHG; encoded by the coding sequence ATGGAAAAGCTGGAGCAAAGGATTCGCCGGGAAGGGCTGATCCTCTCCGACAAGGTGCTGAAGGTGGACTCGTTCCTGAACCACCAGGTCGACACGAGGCTGGCGCTGGAGATCGGGCAGGAGTTCGCCCGCATCTTCGCGGGTCGCGGCATCACCAAGGTGCTGACGATCGAGGCGAGCGGCATCCAGTTCGCCATGGCCGCCGGCATCGCGCTGGACGTGCCTTTCATCTATGCGAAGAAAAAGAAGGCCGTCACCTTGACGGAGAACCTGTTCACCTCCGAGGTCGTGTCGTTCACCCGCGGGGAGACGTATCAGGTGAGCATCTCGCAGTCGTACCTGACGCCGCAGGACCGCGTCCTCATCGTGGACGACTTCCTCGCGACGGGCGCGGCGCTGGTCGGCCTCGTCGACATCGTGAAGCAGTCGGGCGCCGAGCTGCGCGGCGTCGGCTGCGTCATCGAGAAGAGCTTCCAGGAAGGCCGCGGGCTGCTGGAGGCGCTCGGGGTCGAGGTGCATTCGCTGGCGCGGATCGCGTCCATGCGCCCCGGCGAAGTGACCTATGTGCGCGAAGCGGAGGCCGCAGCCGCGGCCTCCGGCGCCCAGGGCGGAGGCTCGCATGGCTAA
- a CDS encoding general stress protein yields MSKKIVGVYDTEQAAIEAIELLKERGVESEDISILARDKGDVSTIQEETGTMAPEGVAAGAAGGGMLGGLTGLLVGIGALAIPGIGPIVAAGPIAAALTGAAVGAGAGGLVGGLIGLGIPENEASLYNEYVQDGNILVLVESRAERDHTVYDSLRSTGSINAPSYERDVQPYNQTAAATDLPGDAGAVPAGEVYPDGTPVRGGRADASTTIGVDGSSYVDTDLDRDRDGRVMGSDRDPVDGSYRAADGYAEPGRTRDARYYDKDGVRRDGPPLDQDRDGDGDVTLKERAQNLRDKF; encoded by the coding sequence ATGAGCAAAAAAATCGTAGGCGTATACGACACGGAGCAGGCGGCGATCGAGGCGATCGAGCTGCTGAAGGAGCGGGGCGTAGAGAGCGAGGACATCTCGATCCTGGCCCGCGACAAGGGCGATGTCTCGACGATTCAGGAGGAGACGGGCACGATGGCGCCGGAAGGCGTCGCGGCCGGCGCGGCAGGCGGCGGCATGCTGGGAGGACTGACAGGCCTGCTCGTCGGCATCGGCGCGCTGGCGATTCCGGGCATCGGCCCGATCGTCGCGGCCGGCCCGATCGCCGCCGCGCTTACGGGCGCAGCGGTCGGCGCGGGAGCCGGCGGACTGGTGGGCGGCCTGATCGGCCTGGGCATCCCGGAGAACGAAGCTTCTCTTTATAATGAATACGTCCAGGACGGCAACATCCTGGTGCTGGTCGAATCGCGCGCCGAGCGGGACCACACGGTGTACGACTCCCTGCGGAGCACGGGCTCCATCAACGCCCCGTCGTATGAGCGCGACGTGCAGCCGTACAACCAGACGGCAGCGGCGACGGATCTGCCCGGCGATGCAGGCGCCGTGCCAGCGGGCGAGGTGTATCCGGACGGCACGCCGGTGCGTGGCGGACGCGCCGATGCGTCGACGACGATCGGCGTCGACGGAAGCAGCTACGTCGACACGGACCTGGACCGCGATCGCGACGGCCGGGTCATGGGCAGCGACCGCGATCCGGTGGACGGCAGCTATCGCGCCGCCGACGGCTACGCGGAGCCGGGCCGCACGCGGGACGCGCGGTATTATGACAAGGACGGCGTCCGTCGCGACGGCCCGCCGCTGGACCAGGACCGCGACGGCGACGGCGACGTCACGCTCAAGGAGCGCGCCCAGAACCTGCGCGACAAGTTCTAG
- a CDS encoding LuxR C-terminal-related transcriptional regulator — MIGVIVVDPYQLVRRGITSILSGVDSIHVVGEASDRKEAQALIQSLRPDICIMNNRINQQSGLDVIGQLRQAGAACRFVYLTSSMPPAELKRALELEVEGLVLKEALPEELIHAIRMISRGRKYYDVELLESRLTDQPADITAGLTPKESEVLQMLSEGLSNKEIAARLVVTEYTVKKHVSQILSKLDLPDRTKAALYYHQSRSAIGG; from the coding sequence ATGATCGGAGTCATAGTCGTAGATCCATATCAGCTCGTCCGGCGCGGCATCACGTCGATCCTTTCCGGAGTGGACTCCATCCATGTCGTCGGCGAGGCGTCCGACCGCAAGGAGGCGCAGGCGCTCATCCAGAGCCTGCGTCCCGACATCTGCATCATGAACAACCGCATCAATCAGCAGAGCGGTCTGGACGTCATCGGCCAGCTCAGGCAGGCCGGAGCGGCTTGCCGGTTCGTCTACCTGACCTCGTCGATGCCGCCGGCGGAGCTGAAGCGCGCGCTCGAGCTTGAGGTCGAAGGCCTCGTCCTCAAGGAAGCGCTTCCCGAGGAGCTGATCCATGCGATCCGCATGATCTCCCGGGGCCGCAAGTATTATGATGTCGAGCTGCTCGAATCGCGGCTGACGGATCAGCCCGCCGACATCACCGCCGGCCTCACGCCCAAGGAGAGCGAGGTGCTGCAGATGCTGAGCGAGGGACTGTCCAACAAGGAGATCGCCGCGCGTCTGGTCGTGACGGAGTATACGGTCAAGAAGCATGTGAGCCAGATCCTGTCCAAGCTCGACCTGCCGGACCGCACCAAGGCAGCCTTGTACTATCATCAGAGCCGGTCCGCGATCGGCGGCTGA
- a CDS encoding NAD(P)H-dependent oxidoreductase, translating into MSRRIAVIIGHPDSESLCHALAAAYIRGAEASGAEVSVLDLASLDFEPNLRYGYRKRTELEPDLLHAQHTLLGADHTVWIFPIWWASMPAVLKGFLDRALLPGFAFRYDDSKPLPVKLLGGKSGRIIATMDSPVWYYRTLLRDAGITVMKKGVLEFCGIRPVGVTRLGSVRGSSDERRRQMLARAEQLGRALK; encoded by the coding sequence ATGTCCCGCCGCATCGCCGTCATCATCGGCCATCCCGATTCCGAAAGCCTCTGCCACGCGCTGGCCGCCGCCTATATCCGCGGAGCCGAAGCCTCCGGAGCGGAGGTCAGCGTACTCGATCTGGCTTCGCTGGATTTCGAGCCGAACCTGCGCTACGGCTACCGCAAGCGCACCGAATTGGAGCCCGATCTGCTGCATGCCCAACATACGCTGCTGGGTGCCGATCACACCGTCTGGATTTTCCCGATCTGGTGGGCCTCCATGCCTGCCGTCCTCAAAGGCTTCCTCGACCGCGCGCTGCTGCCCGGGTTCGCTTTCCGCTACGACGACAGCAAGCCGCTGCCGGTGAAGCTGCTGGGCGGCAAGAGCGGACGCATCATCGCCACGATGGACTCGCCAGTTTGGTATTACCGAACCCTACTTAGGGATGCCGGCATCACCGTCATGAAAAAGGGCGTGCTGGAGTTTTGCGGCATCCGCCCGGTCGGCGTCACCCGGCTGGGCTCCGTCCGCGGCTCGAGCGACGAGCGGCGCAGACAGATGCTGGCCCGGGCCGAGCAGCTTGGGCGGGCGCTGAAGTGA
- a CDS encoding LLM class flavin-dependent oxidoreductase: MTAPDPIPYSLLDLAPVTEGSDAAESFRRTLELAQLADELGYTRYWLAEHHNMPGVSSSATSLIIGHVAGGTKRIRVGSGGIMLPNHAPLAIAEQFGTLESLYPGRIDLGLGRAPGSDQPAARALRRGLTAGGQDFPELLSELRGYFDPSLGTAAPGVRAVPGEGLDIPIWLLGSSGFSAQLAGELGLPFAFASHFAPDYLLPALSLYRSSFKPSRHLDRPYAMVAVNVIAADTDEIAAWLATSQQQQFLNIIRGRTGKLQPPVDSMDGLLSPQEQAILTGTLRYSIAGSKETVKRRLPEIREETGADEFIVASQIYDHPARLHSCRLTAEAFRELG; the protein is encoded by the coding sequence ATGACCGCCCCTGACCCGATCCCCTACTCCCTGCTCGACCTCGCTCCCGTCACGGAAGGCTCGGATGCGGCCGAGTCGTTCCGCCGGACGCTTGAGCTCGCGCAGCTCGCCGACGAGCTCGGCTACACGCGCTATTGGCTGGCCGAGCACCACAACATGCCCGGCGTCTCCAGCTCGGCCACCTCGCTCATCATCGGCCATGTCGCCGGCGGCACGAAGCGGATCCGCGTCGGCTCCGGCGGCATCATGCTGCCGAACCATGCGCCTCTGGCGATCGCCGAGCAGTTCGGCACGCTCGAGTCGCTCTATCCCGGCCGCATCGACCTCGGACTCGGCCGCGCCCCCGGCTCCGACCAGCCGGCAGCGCGGGCGCTGCGCCGTGGCCTGACGGCCGGAGGCCAGGATTTCCCCGAGCTGCTGAGCGAGCTGCGCGGCTATTTCGACCCGTCGCTCGGCACGGCCGCTCCAGGCGTGCGAGCGGTGCCGGGCGAAGGTCTCGACATTCCGATCTGGCTGCTCGGCTCCAGCGGCTTCAGCGCCCAGCTCGCCGGCGAGCTCGGCTTGCCGTTCGCGTTCGCGAGCCATTTCGCGCCCGACTATCTGCTGCCGGCGCTATCGCTCTATCGCAGCAGCTTCAAGCCGTCGCGCCATCTCGATCGGCCCTATGCGATGGTCGCCGTCAACGTCATCGCCGCCGATACGGACGAGATCGCCGCGTGGCTCGCTACGTCCCAGCAGCAGCAGTTCCTGAACATCATCCGTGGCCGTACGGGCAAGCTGCAGCCTCCGGTCGACTCGATGGACGGCCTGCTGTCCCCGCAGGAGCAGGCGATCCTGACGGGCACGCTGCGCTATTCCATCGCCGGCAGCAAGGAGACGGTCAAGCGGCGGCTGCCGGAGATCCGCGAGGAGACCGGAGCCGACGAGTTCATCGTCGCCAGCCAGATTTACGACCATCCGGCGCGGCTGCATTCCTGCCGCTTGACGGCCGAGGCGTTCCGCGAGCTCGGCTGA
- a CDS encoding nucleobase:cation symporter-2 family protein has protein sequence MAKPLAPGKVAALGLQHVLAMYAGAVVVPLIIGGALGLTEKQIAYLIAADLFTCGLATLLQVIGSRWFGSRLPVVLGCTFTAVGPMIVIGSEYNLATVYGAIIVSGLFVVLAAPLYGKLLRFFPTVVTGSVVTIIGLSLIPVAMNNVAGGQGAADFGAPRNLLLALLTLVVILLVSRFARGFLRAVAVLVGLAAGTGAAYAMDMVSFGGVAEASLVNVPTPFYFGAPEFSLVAIGTMILVNIVSMVESTGVYLAVGKATDQKVEQRQIVNGLRSEGAAIMLGGVLNAFPYTAFSQNVGLIQLTKVKTRNVIFAAGGIMVLLGLLPKLAALTTVIPNAVLGGAMIVMFGSVAAAGMNILSEVDLRKEGNLMIVACSLAVGLGSATVPSMFAQLPTEVSMLMQSGIVTGSITAIVLNLVMTRRRESAAAFQEAGEAS, from the coding sequence ATGGCTAAGCCGCTCGCTCCCGGCAAGGTCGCCGCGCTCGGCCTGCAGCATGTGCTGGCGATGTACGCCGGCGCGGTCGTCGTGCCGCTCATCATCGGCGGCGCGCTTGGCCTGACCGAAAAGCAGATCGCCTATCTGATCGCCGCCGACCTGTTCACCTGCGGCCTGGCGACGCTGCTGCAGGTCATCGGCTCGCGCTGGTTCGGCAGCCGCCTGCCGGTCGTGCTCGGCTGCACGTTCACGGCCGTCGGCCCGATGATCGTCATCGGCTCCGAGTACAACCTCGCCACCGTCTACGGGGCGATCATCGTCTCCGGCTTGTTCGTCGTGCTGGCCGCGCCGCTGTACGGCAAGCTGCTGCGGTTCTTCCCGACGGTCGTCACCGGCTCGGTCGTGACGATCATCGGCCTGTCGCTCATCCCCGTCGCGATGAACAACGTCGCCGGCGGCCAGGGCGCCGCCGACTTCGGCGCGCCGCGCAACCTGCTGCTCGCGCTGCTGACGCTCGTCGTCATCCTGCTCGTCAGCCGCTTCGCGCGCGGCTTCCTGCGGGCCGTCGCGGTGCTGGTCGGGCTCGCGGCCGGCACGGGTGCGGCGTATGCGATGGACATGGTCAGCTTCGGCGGCGTCGCCGAGGCGTCGCTCGTCAACGTCCCGACGCCGTTCTACTTCGGCGCGCCGGAGTTCAGCCTCGTGGCGATCGGCACGATGATCCTCGTCAACATCGTCAGCATGGTCGAGTCGACGGGCGTCTATCTCGCCGTCGGCAAGGCGACCGACCAGAAGGTCGAGCAGCGCCAGATCGTGAACGGCCTCCGCTCCGAGGGAGCGGCGATCATGCTCGGCGGCGTGCTCAACGCCTTCCCGTACACGGCGTTCTCCCAGAACGTCGGCCTGATCCAGCTGACCAAGGTGAAGACGCGCAACGTCATCTTCGCCGCCGGCGGCATCATGGTGCTGCTCGGCCTGCTGCCGAAGCTGGCGGCGTTGACGACCGTCATCCCGAACGCCGTGCTCGGCGGCGCGATGATCGTCATGTTCGGCTCTGTCGCCGCGGCAGGCATGAACATCCTGTCCGAGGTCGACCTGCGCAAGGAAGGCAACCTCATGATCGTCGCCTGCAGCCTCGCCGTCGGACTCGGCTCCGCGACGGTGCCGTCGATGTTCGCGCAGCTGCCGACCGAGGTGTCGATGCTGATGCAGAGCGGCATCGTCACCGGCTCGATCACGGCGATCGTGCTCAACCTCGTCATGACGCGCCGTCGCGAATCCGCGGCTGCGTTCCAGGAGGCGGGCGAAGCTTCCTGA
- a CDS encoding AraC family transcriptional regulator → MRENGMTVTLLAASVRGMAARGLDTGRFCREAGLDPELLKRGDARIAHGEMARLMDEAARFAGDPLFGLHQGAEMELADLGVAGYVVQHCATAGEAVQAMNKYHEMICSGYELKAAPAENGLAELRFRLNDPALEASRHCTEDMVASLCRSLLRLVGRPVELAGVSFRHAPAAEPERYRDVFGLVPAFGAAEDAIRLPAEVLDWPVMARDERLRQEFQALADRMLESLEKGQATTRELTRYLLERTGAAPPSLAAAARALGMSARSLQAKLQREGATFAGVAAEMRRKLALRYLAKQELSVAEVAYLLHFSEPSAFHGAFKRWTGMTPGQYRHGLAAEARQAGG, encoded by the coding sequence ATGAGGGAAAACGGAATGACGGTGACGCTGCTGGCGGCATCGGTGCGCGGCATGGCCGCCCGCGGGCTCGATACCGGACGCTTCTGCCGGGAAGCGGGGCTGGATCCGGAGCTGCTGAAGCGAGGCGATGCCCGGATCGCGCATGGGGAGATGGCTCGCCTCATGGACGAGGCGGCGCGCTTCGCCGGCGATCCGCTGTTCGGCCTGCATCAAGGGGCGGAGATGGAGCTGGCCGATCTCGGCGTGGCGGGCTACGTCGTCCAGCACTGCGCCACAGCCGGCGAAGCGGTGCAGGCGATGAACAAGTACCACGAAATGATCTGCAGCGGCTATGAGCTGAAGGCTGCGCCGGCGGAGAACGGCCTGGCGGAGCTGCGCTTCCGGCTGAACGACCCGGCGCTGGAGGCGTCCCGGCACTGCACGGAGGACATGGTCGCCTCGCTCTGCCGCTCGCTGCTGCGGCTTGTCGGCCGTCCGGTGGAGCTGGCGGGCGTGTCGTTCCGGCACGCGCCGGCGGCGGAACCGGAGCGGTACCGGGACGTGTTCGGGCTGGTGCCGGCGTTCGGGGCGGCGGAGGATGCGATCCGGCTGCCGGCCGAGGTGCTGGACTGGCCTGTCATGGCGAGGGACGAGAGGCTGCGGCAGGAGTTCCAGGCGCTGGCCGACCGGATGCTGGAGTCGCTGGAAAAAGGCCAGGCGACGACGCGCGAGCTGACGCGCTATCTGCTGGAGCGGACCGGAGCGGCGCCTCCTTCGCTGGCCGCGGCCGCGCGGGCGCTCGGCATGAGCGCGCGCAGCCTGCAAGCCAAGCTGCAGCGCGAGGGCGCGACGTTCGCCGGCGTCGCCGCGGAGATGCGGCGCAAGCTGGCGCTCCGCTACCTGGCGAAGCAGGAGCTGAGCGTGGCGGAGGTCGCCTACCTGCTCCACTTCTCGGAGCCGAGCGCTTTTCACGGGGCGTTCAAGCGCTGGACCGGCATGACGCCGGGACAGTACCGCCACGGCCTGGCCGCCGAGGCCCGGCAGGCCGGCGGATGA
- a CDS encoding tail fiber protein: protein MLGHVALFATNFAPRGWTYCDGRLLPINSNTALFSIIGIWTLFA from the coding sequence ATGCTCGGGCATGTGGCTCTGTTCGCTACGAATTTTGCTCCGCGAGGCTGGACTTACTGCGACGGCAGGCTGCTGCCGATCAACTCGAATACGGCTCTGTTCAGCATCATCGGGATCTGGACGCTTTTTGCATGA